In Anopheles bellator chromosome 2, idAnoBellAS_SP24_06.2, whole genome shotgun sequence, the genomic stretch gaaaacaataataacaggTTTCTCTTCTTACATATCGTTGATCTTCATTCGATCGCAGTTGGTCGCCTGCCCTGCCCTTTCCATTAAGTTCGGCGTGCGACGGCGTGATGCCGGGTTTCGTAAGCTTGGCTGCGCCTCCCATGGCTGGAGGCCGGGGGCGAGGGCCTTATTTGCCATCGGGCCGAGACCAGGAAGATGACGACTACTGGAAGCACGTCGTCGTGTTGCGTCGCACGATGACAAATGATACGACACACCGGTCCGGCCCGCTATTGCTATAAAGTTCTTTTACATGCCGCAAAAATCCCAGAAACGGGACGTTCCGCCAAAGGGCGAGTATAAATACGACATCCAGGTTCTTGGCGAGCTTAAAACCATCCAGACCGGGCACGACGCCACATATCGCATCGGGAATTTCGCAAATTGTTCTTGTTACACTATCGGCAAACAAAAGCGTTCATAAGATGAAAGTGTATCTGTGTTGTGCGGTGGTGATGTTGGCGGTTCTTGCCATCGAAGCTTCCCCCGTTGAGTACGAGGCAGCCGTCGAAGATCCTTCACTGGAACCGCAGGCCATCAACCTGGAGGACGTTAATGAGGCGTACGATCAGGGAGCAGATAGTGAAGCAGTTCGTGAGAAACGCCATCACCGGTACGGTGGGTACTACGGTGGATATGGAGGGTAACTATCAACAAAGAAAGCATATCGCATATCGGTGTCGAAGGGAGGTGCTTCATGGTCGATCATTAATTACAGATACCGTGGAGGATACGGAGGATATGGTCGCGGTTTTGGGTACGGCCATCGATACGGTGGTTATGGAGGATACGGAGGATACGGGGGATACGGAGGATATCGTCGATATGGATATTATGGGTGATTGCAGCAGATTAATTCTGTAAGGTTCATTGAAGACTTGgtgaaaataaacgaaaaatgtGATTTAAAATAACGCCGAGAGTTCTGGAATTTATATGACTTTCGCCGAGAAATGTGATAAAAAGACGTTGAGAGTAAGTTCCATTCCATAAGTATAGCGCgttctgtttcgcttttctttgttAAGTCTTTGTTCGCTCTTGGAGATACACCTTCATCTAGATGCTTCATCTAGATGCTGCACCTACGCGAAACCGGTAATTCGCGGATGGCTATAATAAGCCAATCCTGCTCATCTTACAGGTCATCGAATCTACAGAACCAATTCTTGCCTCGTCATGCGACGTACGCACATTCCACCTCCATTCATGATTATCGCGCCGGCAAACAAGTTTCTGTGTCCGGGGAATCCCCAGACTCGCGACGCTGCAAAGGCCTTGCGGTGAGATTGAGGAATCCGGCGAGGAATCCAGCGAGGAGTCTGTTCGGTCTAATGATAATGTACATGGGAGCAATGCACCGAATCATGTTTTGTTGCTCATGACCTCATGAGCCTGTTGTTGAACGATAGATTTCAATTGCATTATTCTCACGACAGCTGAATATTCTCACGACTATGCAATTGTTTCGCGTTTATTTAAAGTTCAAAAATCATACCACATGTTGGTGAATGTGATGGAATTTTAAAACGTGGTAAACAAGGTATCGTcaaatcgttttgttttggttacgTTTAAAAGATTCAGTATTTTGTGTACGCAATAAAACAGTTTTTCGAGACGTTATCgaagatttattgttttcttcgccacctCATTCGAAAaggtttttgaataatttaacatTCATTAAAGCGATCTCTCTTTATATCTTTTTGCGCATTCAGGAATAACCAGCAGGATGGATACTGTTTACGGTTAAGGCAAACTACcgaataaaatgtttttagTTTACGAAAGGCATCAATTTGAAAGAACCCCAATTGATTCATTATAGGTTGCGGACAAATGACTGGGAAAGTTTCTCACGTTTGTTGGACCGTATTTGTGTATGGCTGAGAAGTTGTCTACTCCAGCTCCATTGTTTAAGTTTCGGCAATGTGTCGTGAAGCAGTTGACGGCTTCAAAGTTCATTAGAACGCCCCTGACCCAATTGTTTCACCGAAACGATTTTgtaacatttctttttcgtgtttcCCCGCGAGTCGATTCCCACACAATGGGCCGCTTCTGTTTCTCTGCCTAAAGGTTGGCCAGTGGTTTCACAATCAATAATTACTCActtcggtttcgattgttaaattttattactctCACTTTCAATAACACCTAATTATTCTTTCACTTAAAAATAGCCCGGGTAACCAAACCCTCCTCCATAGCCGTATCCACCTCCATAGCCGTACCCGTAGCGCCGACGGTAGCCGTACCCGTATCCTGGGAACCCTCCGTAACCGTAGTATGGGTAGCCACCGTACCCATAGCCTGGGTATCCCCCGAAGCCACCCCCAATTACCCCGACGCCGATTCCAATACCACCGAAGCCAAGGTGTCTCTTCGATCGTCCCTCAGCACCGCTAGGTTCAGCTGCTGGCTGGTTATCGGCTAGGTTTTCTGGCACGGGTACCAACTGGACTACATCCGTCGGCTGAGCACCACTAGGTTGAACCTCTTCCTGTTCCGCAGGATAGGCCGCCGCCAAAGCAACCACGGCAAGCACCAGCAAACTTTGGAATGCTTTCATTTTTGGTCTACTTTGAGATTTACAATCTGTAATTTAAAtagtgaaaatgttttcattagCTTCCATCGGTGTGtagattttaaatttaatacgATGTATCTATGTTATCCATTTACTAAAAGCAAATTCCGAAAGCGACGATATTATTCCATTAGGACCCTTTTTTAGGTCACGCTAATACCAGTCGTCTCGCTTTTTTGATTttccgatcacgatcgcgacACTTAAAGGCACAAAATCCCCGTCCCGGACACAAAGCAGCTTGAGCATTTCTATTAGCGTTCCGCTACTTGCTTGTGGCTGTTGATTCAGAACGATAACAGCATCACACAAGATCGGCACATTCACTTAACGCTCGCTTGATCGCTGAGTGCTTCCAACATCAGAACCGCCGAAACGACTTGGGGAATGTTCAAGAAGAGGTTTCTAGAGCACCGCGTTCAGCGGCCCTTACCTGACGAAATCGTCTGACTTCTTGCACGGTGTTCTCTACTCCTTGGGACACTTCTCAAGCAGGAACGCACTCTTTCTCTTCCGTTCGATGGTCACCTTTGGTTTGATCGTCTCTGCCCGGTGATCGTTTCGTATTTATATCACCAACCCCGACGCCGAGCTCATGGACGGGGCGCGACAGTCTTCGTGTCCAAATGCGCCCCGTGTCACGGGGAGGAACCGTGTGAACGAATGTATCGCAATGATAGTGAGCGGTTAGCAGAAGCAAGATGCAAAGATCTCTATGCTGACCCCCGCCGCCGCGATCCGCGACACGGAGAAGAATTCACGGCGGTTATGGTTTAAAAgtaagagaaaagaaaacggtgtTTTGCGTAGTCTCAGTCTGGATGCTTCGTTTCTCAGACTGTGGGGTTGGCGCAATCGCACGAAATCCGCTACCAATGGTATTGCGCCGTTGTCGTTTCGGAAAAGAGTGTTTATGCCAATGTTCGATGAGCTATGAAGGTGGTAATTTTACGAAGTCAATTTGGTTCGCCAGATTGGTGCGGGAAGTTGAACTGCAGTTGTTTTTTTGATCATGTACACTGGAAGCTACTTAACACTCACCCAAGGTACATATTGAGCGTTTCCGTGAACATAAAGCAGCTCTCTCAGGGCTCCGAACAGTAGAGCGAATCGTTTAATGACAGATTTGGTCAGAGTATTGTTTCCTTCCGGACACACATTCGAGCaggttgttgtgttgtttctaCGGTCTGCCCATAATACGAATCCACGATGTGCTTCAAAGCTGCTgccattgattgattgacCTTACCTATTCACCCCCTTACTTGTGTTGTTCGGTTTTAGCAAGTTGTTTGTCAAAAGAAACTGCTGACGaatttgatgtttttgttgaCCCAGTCTATCCCTGCAATGTCGTTTTTGTTATTCTAGAAGTGCTTCTTTGGTGCTGTTGGGTTAAAAAATTCTACTTAAAATTTGTTAATAAACCTCAAACTTTCACATGGTTCAATAATTCAAGCGAGCCCTTCGATGcaagaataatttattgtcaGTCAGTTTATGCAGTTCATACAACGATCCGACGTTTTCGCACGGTTCAAATGTAAAGTCCGCGGTTGTAGTATCCTCCAAGCTGGTTTCCGTAACCGTAAGGACTTTGAAGGGCATTCAACCCATTGTGGTACGGATACCCGGTGTGTCCCATGCCGTATCCAGTTTGGAACCCAGGATATCCGTAACCTCCAAACCCTCCTCCAAGGACACTGCCAGCTCCTGCAAACCCAATACCATTAAtatcaccagcaccaccgaaacCATTCAGCCCGCCAGCGTGTGGATTGTAGGGATTATATTGGCCGTGCCGAATGTAGGGATTGTACTGAGTCGAGTAAGGATTGTTGTATCCAGATCCTGTGATTAAAAGACATAATCGCATTTTAGATACATCTCCTGCGTCCGATCACCATTTCTCTAACTTACCGAAATAGGTCAGCTCTCTGGACCTTCTGTCGGACAAAGCTTCATCGTTGCGAATTCTCGCTTCCAGGGGCTGTAGAATGGTGGCTAACGATGATTCTTTTGATCCAGCAATATCATCTCTATCAGTATTAGTCCCCTGACACGAGATGGCCGTCCAGGCGAGGAGCAGAATCACGAACTTCATGGCTGATAGCTGAAACACTTGGCTGGGCTCGGTTGTATCTTGCAGAACAGCTGGTGAAAAAGTACTACTGCCCTTCGACGAAAGGACTCCTTAAATACTGGCAGCATTATACCGTCTTAGGAGGGCGCAAGTGTCAGCAAACAATGCTGATCTTTGTTCAATTGAAACCCATTACATCACGCGTATGGTTGTAAAAATGCTTACTCCAACCGAAGAAGGTCTAACTTTTTCTTTCAAGGATAGACATTGTTCTAGAGTTTGTCGCATTATCATACCAAAGTGCTGCGTTAAGACATAACTGCACATAACAGAGCGACAATGGGAGGTTGTAAAAATCATGTGTCGTAGGTTACCAAACAATTCATTTGGTTTACAAGCCGTCGGAACAATGTCCGTTGGCGCGTTGCAGTGGCTCAAGAGTAATTTGACCACCCGATACACCGCTCTCGAGCGGCTGCTGCACGGCTGATGCTAAAATTGGACCAAAGACAGTAGTAAAGTCACGTAAACAAAAGCTCCATTCCCCACTCAAGGCGTAGTATCGTTGGTCGCCGTGTAATAACTGTAACCGGTTTTTTGCTCTCTGGGGAATTCGGTGCTCATAGTGTCAACTTGACATTGGACTTGTGGACGCCGAATTACGATGATGCCGCGAAGTCGGACACAGTGATTCATCGGGGCGATGCACGCTTTGGAATTAGCAAGTTTCGTTAGGGCAATTTAGCTGACGTGGATTTTCCGGGGTTTTggagttcatttttcttttcaaacaacaaacatgCTGCAAACAACATGCTGATCAAGCGATAATTTTGTCAATCATCAACAGGAATGATCAATTTTTAAATGCCGTATTCGTATTGCGAGTAGCATCAACTACTTAAGCAAGGTAACAAAACTATACTTAACACTGAATTAAGCTATTATAAACGCATTTTATAAGCTACGAAACGCTTTGTTTCTTGAAAACACGTTTGTGGGTTCGTCTCTTAAAATGACTAACCAAGTCTTTTGATTCATATTTTATCAGACAGACACCTTGGAACGGTTGAAACTTACTAATAAGTTAATATATTAAAACTCCTTGTGTGAATGGACATTCAACGCTGTGCAGTATCCATTTGTAGTGTCTTCCTGTAATACTTCATATAAAAAAACTCTGAAAAATAAGGCATTAATTTCTatttgaaaagtaaaaacatCGGTCGCGGGGGATTTTTGTCCCTTTTCAATGTTtggcttttattttatacCGATACATTTTCGTTCGTCACGATGACGTCCCAACGATGACAATGAAAATATTCTCATGTTTTCTCTTCAATTACGATTGAGAAGCCAAGATTCGTGACGGTGGTAGCAGTTACATTTGCAAAACTTCCCCGATCGGCTAACGTAACGGCAGCTGTCGCGACTTCTTTCCCGGCTGCCCCACAAGCCGCGCCTCTCTTCACTGGAGCTTACACTGTGGCTTCTGGAATGTGAGCGATCGTCACTTCCGAACGCTCGTTCCAGAATATCACGCACATGATCGACAGCAGAGTGCTGGGCGACCGGCCCGGGTTGTGTTTCTTGTAATGGTTTCTTTAGTTCAATGGCAGATAGTGAATGAATGAGAAAACtgcacagcaccagcagctgcacTGAAGTACGCACCATTTTGTACTAAATACTAAATACAGAAACGGCTGACTCTTTTATGGTGGTCACAGAGATTTACTTTTGCTCATTAGCGTTTTACTCGATCGCTATCGGACTAATAGCACGCTGCTTTAGTTTCGATCGTGATGGACTGTAACCGTGTGTACAAATTGCACAATTAATACAAGTAAGAATAATGTAGATTTAATTCTAAATCGATTATGAATAAATTGGTTTCTTTAATTTTGTACTTTAATGGCTTTTAAAGCACGTAAAACACTTTTCAACtcatgtttatttatttaattaatagAACCcttgaataatttatgcaaattttcactaacatatgaaaatgaaaagtgtgattgttttaatatttGCTTAAACCAGTTGGTCTTTTCGCAGTCTTCCTAGCCTTTCCCTTTTGAAACTTCTACGCTGGCCCTGTACCGTGGAAAATTGCTGCAGACGGTGCTTCCGCCGAAATTTCCGCCCACAGAAAAGCCGAAGGCCGTCAGTTCAAGAGCGGTCAGCATGACTGGTCTCAAAGTGTAGATCCGGACGTTTAACGAACCATACACCAGTTTCAATGACAGATTTAGCGAAAGAGATTTTGATTAATCATAGCTTATTCGAGCCAACGCATTGCCAAAGACGCTAATTTTCAGCTAATGTCCAATGTCGTGTGAGATGGTTTAATCACGTGCAAAATCGATTAGCACTACTATAGTTGAGGGTACCGCGAGAACATTAGGATGATGTTATGACATCATAAGTAGACCTTTACTAGTATTTTGCATTTGTTGTGACCCGGAAGTGAATCGCGTTTTTTGTATTTGCTCATATGCTTGCACCAAGGGCTCGATTGTATTTTCAAAAGAGAAgcataatatttaaaaaaaaaatcgccgattAAAATACGCATACCAATCACActtttaaaaaacaattagTAGAAAGCTTAGTGTAATGCTCTAATATTCCTATCAGATATCCGCttgagagaaaaaataatatGCCCTCAATTAATGCCGTTAGCGAACCGAACCTTCTGATTGCCAACCGATTAACCCGACATGatagaaacaaaccaaaaacaaccaGATCCATGATCTATAAATTGACTAGTTTTCGAGAAACAGCCGCTCAAAACAACATTgtaataaacaaaatgttgcCTGCGACAGTGCTGCTGGTTCTTCTTGTGCTATCGTCTTCGGAAGGACGGCCAACCCCTGTTCAGGCGCAATCAAAGCAAGTGTTCTCAAATACTGCAAAGAACTCGGTTCCACTGCCGGGGGCGCAACCAGAGCCAATGATAGCATCAGGAAAGGTTCGTAGCCGCCCAAAGCGCACATTGGACATCGGAGGCATACTGAAAACGATTGGTCTGGACGTGGACTTGGGAGGACCGGAATTGAGTATAAAAAAACCGAACATCACTTTAAACACGCCAGTCGGCCAAGTAGGAATCGGTGAATATAAACGAAACTGTGGATCCAAGGATAATGCCGAATCTTTTGAAAAGTAGTGCCCAATCGTATTACGCCATCCACACTGTTTTGCGCAGCGCACGGAGAGCAAATCAGGTTTCATGCAACCGGCGCAAATAAACAAgttgacaaaaataaaacaaaaccattccTGAGTCATGGTGTATTGTATGTGAGCAATAGAGGTTGAAAAGGGTTTTATTGTAGCATTTCGTTGCATTttatataaaataaaagcataTGTTGGCAATTATTGAATATTCTGTTAAAATTGCACTTTTCTCAATTTCAGCAAATATTTTACAGGCATTGAATAGCAATAGCAATGCACTACATGGTCGAAGCTAAAGTAGCCTAACCATAAAAGTGGGCAATAATACCAGGGCTTTAATTGTTTACTGGTACGCCTAGGTCGCTCGCTATCGAAGCAGATCGAAGACAGGAAAAACTGGCTGCATGAATCAATGCCCTCCATTTGGAGGGGGTCGTGCGTTGTTTCCCAGCATTGGAGCCGGTCTAGGTGTTCCAAAAGATTTGACCTTCGAGAGACGAATTGTctgccggtcgccggtcaTCGCTTGTCTCGCGGCCAACTCCCCCCATTCCGCGTGGAACATCGGACGACATTCTCCCATCGCACCCATGgcgccgaaagcgaaaggaggGATTGGTCTCTTATAAAAAGCAAAAGATGCTGGGTGGGTTATGTCAGAGTCAACCCCAGCGTCAGATAGTAAACAAGTGGAAAAGAACAACgcagtggccaccacctgcTGACCTTAGCATCTCAATAAAAGTAGTTCGCCGAGAAAAGCCCAGTTCAAAATGAAACTGTACGCCGCCTGTGCCCTGTTGTGCGTGGTGATGCTGAACTGCATCGTGTCTGCTGAAGAAGCGGGAGCGGATCGTGTGAAGCGTCAGTTTGGTTTCGGAGGATCACCTTACGGCGGTTACGGGGGTGGATATCCGGGTTTTGAAGGTGGCTACGGCGGTTATGGAGGCTACGGAGGGGGTTACGGCTTGTACGGAGGTCACGGACATCACGGACACCACGGGCATCACGGTTTTGGaggacacggccacggtggatACCACGGCGGATACGGACAAGGGCTAGGATACGGAGGATTCGGACAAGGGCTAGGATACGGTGGGCTTGGTGGACTCTTTGGATAAATGTTGGCTCACTAGTTCCGTGTCGTGAAGTGGAAGTGACAGACTGCGCAACCGATATTATTTATTGTGGATAGTGATCACAGACGACAGCCCAGCGGGTGCTCCAAATACCAaaactgttttgttgtgaataaaaaattgattgtttttgtaCAAAACTTATTGGGAATATTGTATTGTAGCTAAATAAGCCTTTAAAAATTCTTTGAAACTCTGAGAACTTGGAACTGCACTCAACGAAAATGTTGACTATTTCGTCTGGTTTTCCATTATTATCGATCAACTATAAGTTATTCTTCTTGGGTAATAAGGTATTTTGCTATTAAAATTGTTAGAGTACAACGTGAACACGACGCGAATCGAATGGGTTTGATAGCAAACTGATAGCAAACCTGGTTTTTAAGGTTCTGCTGAGAGCGTAAAGGTTAATCTCGTAGAGAGAGGCTGAAGTGTCCAATTGACCATCATTCCTTCGCTTCGAGATCTCAAGTCCCAGAAAAAGGCGACAAGCTCTATAATCTGGGAGGTATGTTCCAGGTCTCCAACGCATACGTCTGGCGACAATTCGCGTAatgttttgtatgttttctaaCCGACTCATGGCAAGAAGCAGGGGGAGGCTGCCCTCAGAAGCCCTTAATTTTCCGTTTAACGGCCAATATCAACGACAGACACACATCTATAACACAGATAACACATTGATAACGATATGTAACACACTAGCTGTAGCGAAACAGCTAATCAAGCTAACAGTTTCACAAAAAGACTAAGATAATTGAGTTTGGCGGGTTTTTCATCATTGTACAACATTCACTAACACTCCAACACGATCACTACAATTCAAACGGTGttctttcaaacaaatcgatcaatcagCATACATTTTCTCATCGACACTTTTGCTACTTTTCGCGacgaattgtttatttttggtttcagatagttttattttatttactcaAAACTGCATCATTATTGTCTAGATAAAAGAAGACGAGACGAGGCAAATGGCCGAACATAGAAAACGGCTGCTTCGCTCGCGACAAAGAACCTAAGCGATAGTTAAGTGGCACTACGTGTGACTTGCATTGACTATTTTCGCAAACTAACGTGGCCCAAGGTGGTCAACATGGTACGGTGGTACGATGAACTAGcattttatgataatttaaagtttttttaaaAGTAGATTGCATTCAT encodes the following:
- the LOC131207781 gene encoding keratin-associated protein 19-2-like; this translates as MKLYAACALLCVVMLNCIVSAEEAGADRVKRQFGFGGSPYGGYGGGYPGFEGGYGGYGGYGGGYGLYGGHGHHGHHGHHGFGGHGHGGYHGGYGQGLGYGGFGQGLGYGGLGGLFG
- the LOC131211297 gene encoding protein suex-1-like is translated as MKAFQSLLVLAVVALAAAYPAEQEEVQPSGAQPTDVVQLVPVPENLADNQPAAEPSGAEGRSKRHLGFGGIGIGVGVIGGGFGGYPGYGYGGYPYYGYGGFPGYGYGYRRRYGYGYGGGYGYGGGFGYPGYF